One window of the Synechococcus sp. CC9311 genome contains the following:
- a CDS encoding RidA family protein has protein sequence MSSTPLKAVITQEAPAPVGPYNQAVIAGGWLYCSGQIPLDPATGTMVGEGNVEAETRQVLRNLKAVLLEAGTDPTKVVRTTVFLVDLGDFQAVNAIYAEMFGDGISPARACVQVAALPKGSKVEIDCIAWLN, from the coding sequence ATGTCATCCACCCCACTCAAGGCTGTTATCACCCAAGAGGCACCAGCACCGGTGGGGCCTTATAACCAGGCTGTGATTGCCGGCGGTTGGCTGTATTGCTCCGGTCAAATTCCGCTTGATCCTGCGACTGGAACGATGGTGGGGGAGGGAAATGTGGAGGCTGAGACACGCCAAGTGCTCCGCAATTTAAAAGCTGTTCTCCTTGAGGCCGGTACCGACCCCACAAAAGTCGTGCGCACAACCGTGTTTCTCGTAGATCTCGGTGACTTCCAAGCCGTGAACGCAATTTATGCCGAAATGTTTGGTGACGGGATCAGTCCTGCCAGAGCTTGCGTTCAGGTTGCAGCTTTGCCGAAGGGCTCGAAAGTAGAAATTGATTGCATTGCATGGCTGAATTAA
- a CDS encoding DUF3136 domain-containing protein has product MAQAKLTIGELEAGYPLYCKALRRLLKEGRSIKDIERTVCWGHLETLNRCLPGRYKAPSYLLALIRRDLDQPKHS; this is encoded by the coding sequence ATGGCCCAAGCCAAGCTGACCATTGGCGAACTCGAAGCGGGCTATCCCCTGTACTGCAAAGCCTTACGCAGACTTCTCAAAGAAGGACGAAGCATCAAGGACATTGAACGAACAGTTTGCTGGGGACACCTAGAAACGCTGAATCGCTGCCTGCCAGGGCGCTACAAAGCGCCTTCTTATTTGCTGGCATTGATTCGAAGAGATCTCGATCAACCCAAGCACTCATGA
- the cbbX gene encoding CbbX protein, with the protein MPSSVDLAAAYADSGVAEVLEQLDQELVGLRPVKTRIREIAALLLVDRARQQLDLQSTAPGLHMSFTGKPGTGKTTVAKRISQILHRLGYLRKGHVVTVTRDDLVGQYVGHTAPKTREMIKRALGGVLFVDEAYYLYKSDNERDYGAEAIEILLQDMEQKRSDFVVIFAGYKDRMASFYQSNPGLSSRVAHHIDFPDYSEEELMAIALLLLNQQDYHFSESAHDAFYRYIKRRRQLPFFANARSIRNALDRLRLRQANRLFSRLDQSLSRDDLTTIEAEDVLASRVFQGEIEGRDPSQPLTTSFDAP; encoded by the coding sequence ATGCCCTCTTCTGTTGATCTTGCTGCTGCTTATGCCGATTCAGGTGTTGCGGAGGTTCTTGAGCAGTTGGACCAGGAGTTAGTTGGCTTACGCCCCGTGAAGACTCGCATTCGTGAAATTGCGGCTTTGCTCCTGGTTGATCGAGCACGCCAACAGTTGGATTTGCAAAGCACAGCCCCTGGTTTGCATATGTCATTTACTGGTAAGCCTGGTACGGGGAAAACTACAGTTGCTAAACGAATTTCTCAAATACTTCATCGGCTTGGCTATTTGCGAAAGGGTCATGTTGTGACTGTGACTCGTGACGATCTTGTGGGCCAATATGTGGGACATACTGCACCTAAGACTCGTGAGATGATTAAGCGTGCATTGGGCGGTGTGTTGTTTGTAGATGAAGCTTATTATCTCTATAAGTCAGACAATGAGCGTGATTATGGAGCAGAAGCTATTGAAATTCTATTGCAAGATATGGAGCAGAAGCGATCAGATTTTGTGGTGATTTTTGCTGGTTACAAGGATCGAATGGCTAGTTTTTATCAATCTAATCCTGGTCTGTCCTCACGTGTTGCTCACCATATTGATTTCCCTGATTACAGCGAAGAGGAGCTCATGGCGATTGCCCTTCTTCTTCTGAATCAGCAGGATTACCACTTCAGTGAATCAGCGCATGATGCCTTCTATCGTTACATCAAGAGGAGGCGTCAGCTGCCATTCTTTGCGAATGCTCGTTCGATTCGAAATGCTCTTGATCGTCTGAGACTCCGTCAAGCAAATCGTTTATTTTCGCGCCTCGATCAATCTCTTAGTCGCGATGATCTGACCACCATCGAAGCAGAGGATGTCTTGGCAAGTCGTGTCTTCCAGGGTGAGATCGAGGGCCGTGATCCTTCTCAGCCTTTGACAACGTCTTTTGACGCTCCTTGA
- a CDS encoding 4a-hydroxytetrahydrobiopterin dehydratase: MDQWHERKRPVCLERRFEFQDYSATRDFLDRLGDFSEAKQRFPDISFGRTYVNITLRPEAEGSDSQLSDDDRCFASEIDALFC, from the coding sequence ATGGACCAGTGGCATGAGCGCAAAAGGCCAGTTTGTCTTGAACGCCGATTTGAATTTCAAGACTACAGTGCTACACGTGATTTCCTTGATCGGCTTGGTGATTTCAGTGAAGCTAAGCAAAGATTTCCTGATATTAGTTTTGGCCGAACCTACGTGAATATCACTCTGCGTCCAGAGGCTGAAGGCAGTGACAGTCAGCTGAGTGATGATGATCGTTGCTTTGCTTCAGAGATTGATGCCCTCTTCTGTTGA
- the fldA gene encoding flavodoxin FldA, translated as MAYTIFFATSTGKTEDVADKLKDLLPGTESKDVDSIGSAAELAEAEALICCVPTWNTGADEGRSGTAWDTYAEEIPSMDFSGKSVAIVGLGDSSSYSDYFCDAMEELYTAFVQAGANLIGKVPTDGYTFAESKSVIDGKFCGLAIDEDNESDLTDQRLSDWVKQINSEA; from the coding sequence ATGGCCTACACAATCTTTTTCGCAACTTCCACAGGAAAGACTGAAGATGTTGCCGACAAGCTCAAAGATCTATTACCAGGTACAGAAAGCAAAGATGTAGACAGCATCGGATCTGCAGCAGAGCTAGCTGAAGCAGAGGCACTCATATGCTGTGTTCCTACATGGAATACAGGCGCAGATGAAGGTCGTTCTGGAACAGCTTGGGATACTTATGCTGAAGAAATACCAAGTATGGATTTCAGTGGAAAATCAGTTGCAATAGTAGGACTTGGTGATTCATCATCCTATTCTGACTATTTCTGCGATGCAATGGAAGAGTTATACACAGCATTCGTACAAGCAGGTGCAAACCTAATCGGAAAAGTACCCACAGACGGGTACACTTTCGCAGAATCAAAAAGTGTCATTGATGGAAAGTTCTGTGGTTTGGCTATTGACGAAGACAATGAGTCAGATCTAACAGATCAACGACTCAGCGACTGGGTCAAACAAATCAATTCAGAAGCTTAA
- a CDS encoding NAD(P)/FAD-dependent oxidoreductase, with the protein MTDYIDTDVLIIGGGPAGCSCALYTSRSSLKTYILDKNKSVGALAITHKIANYPGVSNEISGSDLLDMMRDQAISYGTNYLRAQVFSLDLSGDQKLVYTPEGVFRSRTIVLATGAMGRTSTLPGEKEFLGRGVSYCATCDAAFYRDEDVLVYGSNQEAVDEALVLAKFAKTVHWVTSGKPSRSTNRVELLTDLPNVKQWERTKLLSIHGTDSGLNFAKVQSTRDKETFSLDVTGAFLYSTGTLPITDFLHGMIPLRADGGVDVDENMMTSIPGVWAIGDIRNTPFKQAVVACSDGCIAAMSIDKFLNSRTEFRVDWVHK; encoded by the coding sequence ATGACAGATTATATTGATACCGATGTGTTGATCATAGGAGGTGGTCCTGCAGGCTGCTCGTGTGCTCTTTATACGTCAAGGTCATCATTAAAGACCTATATATTAGACAAAAACAAATCGGTAGGTGCTTTAGCTATTACTCATAAAATAGCTAATTATCCTGGGGTCTCTAATGAGATATCTGGTTCTGATCTGCTAGATATGATGCGAGATCAAGCCATTTCTTATGGAACAAATTATCTGCGTGCTCAGGTATTCAGCTTAGATTTGTCTGGTGATCAAAAACTTGTTTATACACCGGAAGGTGTCTTTCGTTCTCGTACGATTGTTTTGGCGACGGGCGCGATGGGAAGGACTTCGACCCTTCCTGGAGAAAAGGAATTTTTAGGTCGTGGTGTTAGTTACTGTGCTACCTGCGATGCCGCTTTTTATCGTGATGAAGATGTCTTGGTTTATGGCTCTAATCAAGAGGCTGTTGATGAGGCACTTGTACTCGCTAAATTTGCCAAAACAGTTCATTGGGTTACAAGTGGAAAGCCAAGTCGATCTACGAATCGGGTTGAGTTACTCACAGATCTTCCAAATGTAAAACAATGGGAGCGAACGAAGTTATTGTCGATTCATGGAACTGATTCCGGGTTGAATTTTGCAAAAGTTCAGTCTACTAGAGATAAGGAAACTTTTTCCTTAGATGTTACTGGAGCATTTTTATACTCTACAGGTACGCTTCCTATCACCGATTTCCTTCATGGAATGATTCCACTGCGAGCCGATGGCGGAGTTGATGTGGATGAGAATATGATGACTTCTATTCCTGGAGTTTGGGCCATTGGCGATATTCGTAATACCCCTTTTAAGCAGGCTGTTGTTGCCTGCTCAGATGGTTGTATTGCGGCAATGTCAATCGATAAATTTCTCAATTCTAGAACTGAGTTTCGTGTTGACTGGGTCCATAAATAG
- a CDS encoding alpha/beta fold hydrolase, producing MSSILWIDLQPSVFCFNKKLACILSQSRHVRRWSFQHDLDEICSLSTIFDFLRETVDQLDHPPHVVAHGLSGTVASLFARQFPKLFRSLTLISVDPISTNQWTSHYLEMRRKLPCARSSILSHIIPLLFDKKSNDTNLVLSGFFEKCLDSDFIPGSIASHSLLPNLSSIDIPLSIINGSHDFVIDQNSALRWKPHLKNGDRFYSLPGGHHFSHFSQPKFYGRLINSFLEMIPDSFSPAFPNQFHSSLSRKISL from the coding sequence ATGTCATCGATTCTTTGGATTGATTTGCAGCCTTCTGTTTTTTGCTTTAATAAGAAGCTTGCTTGCATTTTAAGTCAGTCAAGGCATGTACGCCGTTGGTCTTTTCAGCATGATCTTGATGAGATATGTTCATTATCCACAATTTTTGATTTTCTTAGAGAAACAGTTGATCAATTAGATCATCCACCTCATGTTGTAGCACATGGTCTTAGTGGTACTGTCGCTTCTTTGTTTGCGCGACAATTCCCAAAATTATTCCGGTCACTCACTTTAATTTCTGTCGACCCAATTTCTACTAATCAATGGACGAGTCATTATTTGGAAATGAGGCGGAAATTGCCCTGTGCAAGATCTTCTATCTTGTCTCATATTATTCCACTTCTGTTCGACAAGAAATCCAATGATACTAATTTAGTTCTTTCTGGCTTCTTCGAAAAATGTCTTGATTCTGATTTTATTCCTGGTTCCATCGCTTCTCATTCTCTTCTTCCCAACCTTTCTTCGATTGACATTCCCTTGTCGATCATCAATGGCTCTCATGATTTTGTTATTGATCAGAACTCTGCCCTCCGTTGGAAGCCTCATCTAAAGAATGGGGATCGATTCTATTCTTTACCAGGAGGTCATCATTTCTCTCATTTTTCGCAGCCCAAATTTTATGGAAGATTGATTAATTCTTTTCTCGAGATGATTCCAGATTCATTTTCACCTGCCTTCCCTAATCAATTTCACTCTTCACTCTCGAGAAAGATTTCATTATGA
- a CDS encoding 2Fe-2S iron-sulfur cluster-binding protein, whose translation MTSFNVQLITPQGEVSFHCPDDEYILDAAEQAGIDMSYSCRAGACSSCVGRLIQGTLDQSDQSFLDEAQIKDKYALLCVAYATSDLVVKTDCEEELW comes from the coding sequence ATGACATCTTTTAATGTTCAGCTGATCACACCCCAAGGAGAGGTGTCATTTCACTGTCCTGATGATGAGTATATTTTGGATGCAGCAGAGCAAGCCGGTATTGATATGTCGTACTCCTGTCGCGCTGGTGCATGTAGTTCATGCGTAGGTCGACTTATTCAGGGAACTTTGGATCAAAGTGATCAAAGCTTTCTGGATGAGGCACAAATTAAAGATAAATATGCACTCTTATGTGTAGCATATGCCACCTCTGACCTGGTCGTTAAGACCGATTGTGAAGAGGAACTTTGGTGA
- a CDS encoding CO2 hydration protein, protein MTATKITDVPTIPILPDREELIRRLLSDQPLLADTPDHLLQIVNVLDSYGIVLDAYSRNLVNQGENQLLNPFPVMRFFHEGFSVERLWQHLRGDRINFEYAEYCQKAMFWHGTGGMDAYFDSEPFLETCQKIIALRSRRDPLLALVHRLYPGFAPEAIRSMATIYALGLFWRVMSDLFLDLSRRYRNGEIVSVIDAVHHIRDGLVAAAGDPMTYKVTVGNEDVWVLPPEAGLTFLVDVAVPYVEAVFFRGMPFLGTVSYNAQARQISADISDFKYGALYADPIPSMGAGIPPSLCMQDMYRNLPEELSNWYKSHGRGMHDVHVQICISFQKSMFCVTNGAISGTMPYPLDTTDIDQQQANRAYAESWSERLMGCQRGALL, encoded by the coding sequence ATGACTGCTACGAAGATCACTGATGTCCCAACAATTCCAATCCTCCCTGATCGTGAAGAGCTGATTCGTCGTTTACTCTCTGACCAGCCTTTATTAGCTGATACACCTGATCATCTACTGCAGATTGTCAATGTTCTCGATAGCTACGGGATCGTTCTTGATGCTTACAGCCGCAACCTGGTGAATCAGGGTGAAAACCAGCTGCTGAATCCATTTCCAGTGATGCGATTCTTTCACGAAGGTTTCAGTGTTGAACGCTTATGGCAGCACCTGCGTGGCGATCGCATCAACTTTGAGTATGCCGAATACTGCCAAAAGGCAATGTTTTGGCACGGCACTGGTGGAATGGATGCTTATTTCGATTCAGAGCCTTTCCTGGAAACCTGTCAGAAAATCATTGCGTTGCGTAGTCGCCGTGATCCCTTGTTGGCATTGGTGCATCGGCTTTATCCAGGTTTTGCTCCTGAAGCAATCCGATCGATGGCCACTATTTATGCTCTTGGTCTGTTTTGGCGGGTGATGAGTGACCTCTTCCTTGATCTTTCTCGTCGATATCGCAACGGTGAAATTGTTTCTGTTATTGATGCTGTTCATCACATCAGAGATGGTTTAGTTGCTGCCGCTGGTGATCCGATGACTTATAAAGTCACGGTTGGGAATGAAGACGTATGGGTTCTACCTCCAGAGGCCGGACTGACATTTCTGGTTGATGTGGCTGTGCCATACGTGGAGGCTGTCTTTTTTAGGGGAATGCCCTTCCTTGGCACCGTGTCATATAACGCTCAGGCTCGACAAATTTCAGCTGACATCAGTGATTTCAAGTATGGAGCCTTGTACGCAGATCCAATTCCCAGTATGGGAGCGGGTATTCCACCAAGTCTGTGCATGCAAGATATGTACCGAAATCTTCCTGAGGAGCTCAGTAACTGGTACAAGTCGCATGGCAGGGGAATGCATGATGTTCATGTTCAGATCTGCATTAGTTTTCAAAAATCGATGTTTTGTGTCACCAATGGTGCAATCTCCGGCACGATGCCATATCCACTTGATACGACTGATATTGATCAGCAACAAGCCAATCGTGCTTATGCAGAATCATGGTCTGAGCGCTTGATGGGATGTCAGCGAGGAGCACTGCTCTGA
- a CDS encoding NADH-quinone oxidoreductase subunit M, producing MILTLLLIIPFLGALLLSLWPEGSTPAQLRRLTLVILSVQCIASFAVLFWFDPSNSGLQLQEHLPWLPSVGLDYSLAVDGISLPLVLMNAVLCLVSAVASRKIENRPRIYFALLLIISGAVNGAFLAQNLLLFFLFYELELIPLWLLIAIWGGANRAYASTKFLIVTAVSGVLILAAFLGIALVTGSVDFGISPILAGEMGLTSQLLLMGSLLIGFGIKIPLFPFHTWLPDAHTEASTPVSVLLAGVLLKLGTYGLLRFCLGLFPEAWEVAAPWLALWAAISVLYGSLAAIAQSDMKRMVAYSSVGHMGYVLLAAAAATPLGLIGALFQMVSHGLISAILFLAVGVVYERTGTRDLNVLRGLLNPQRGLPLTGSLMIVGVMASAGIPGMAGFISEFLVFRGSLQPFPIATLLCMVGSGLTAVYFLLLVNRAFFGRLAIAPGRVPNPTVLSIVPLHEQLPAIALSFIVLLLGLAPDLLVGMSQAATTGLSDLALLPITGGLS from the coding sequence ATGATTCTCACTCTGTTACTGATCATCCCCTTCTTGGGAGCTCTCCTGTTGTCCCTTTGGCCTGAGGGATCGACCCCAGCTCAACTGAGACGCCTCACCCTGGTCATTCTTTCGGTTCAGTGCATTGCCAGTTTTGCGGTGCTTTTCTGGTTTGATCCAAGCAACTCGGGCTTGCAGCTTCAGGAACACTTGCCCTGGCTTCCCAGTGTTGGGCTTGATTATTCCTTGGCGGTCGATGGAATATCCCTTCCGCTGGTTTTGATGAATGCAGTGCTCTGTCTCGTGTCAGCAGTGGCATCAAGAAAGATCGAGAATCGTCCAAGGATTTATTTTGCGCTTTTGTTAATCATTAGCGGCGCTGTAAATGGAGCCTTTTTGGCTCAAAACCTTTTGCTCTTTTTCCTGTTTTATGAGCTTGAACTTATTCCACTTTGGCTGCTGATTGCGATCTGGGGGGGTGCTAATAGAGCTTATGCCTCTACCAAATTCCTGATTGTTACGGCCGTGTCTGGAGTTTTGATCCTGGCAGCATTTCTTGGGATCGCTCTTGTGACAGGGAGCGTTGATTTTGGCATCAGCCCAATTCTTGCAGGAGAGATGGGGCTCACCTCTCAGCTGTTGCTGATGGGGTCGCTTTTGATTGGCTTTGGGATCAAGATCCCTCTTTTTCCCTTTCATACCTGGCTTCCTGATGCTCACACCGAAGCCTCAACTCCGGTGTCGGTTCTCTTAGCAGGGGTTCTCCTCAAGCTTGGCACCTACGGATTACTGCGATTTTGTCTTGGTCTCTTCCCTGAGGCTTGGGAGGTAGCGGCCCCCTGGCTGGCTCTTTGGGCAGCGATTTCTGTGCTGTATGGCTCCCTAGCTGCCATTGCTCAATCCGATATGAAGCGGATGGTGGCTTATAGCTCTGTTGGACATATGGGATATGTCTTGCTCGCTGCCGCCGCTGCAACGCCATTGGGTTTGATCGGTGCGCTGTTCCAAATGGTGAGCCATGGTTTGATTTCAGCGATACTTTTTCTCGCTGTGGGTGTTGTCTATGAACGAACGGGAACAAGAGATCTGAATGTTCTTCGGGGACTTCTTAACCCTCAGCGCGGCTTACCCCTCACAGGATCCCTGATGATCGTGGGTGTGATGGCCAGTGCAGGAATCCCAGGTATGGCAGGATTTATCTCTGAATTTCTTGTCTTCAGGGGAAGCCTTCAGCCCTTTCCAATCGCCACCTTGCTCTGCATGGTGGGATCAGGTTTGACCGCTGTGTATTTCTTGTTGCTTGTGAACCGAGCGTTCTTTGGACGTTTGGCCATTGCTCCAGGCAGAGTGCCTAACCCAACCGTTCTATCCATCGTTCCGCTCCATGAGCAGCTTCCGGCGATAGCGCTGTCATTCATTGTGCTGCTCCTGGGTCTGGCTCCGGATCTTTTGGTCGGGATGAGTCAGGCAGCAACAACCGGCCTCAGCGATTTAGCGCTTTTACCCATCACAGGAGGACTTTCATGA
- a CDS encoding NAD(P)H-quinone oxidoreductase subunit F, translated as MTSAATLPLQTAWLIPLYGFSGMLISLPWALGVFRRDSHRPAAYLNILLTLLAFVHGSLVLRDVMAGGPTLLTFPWLSVADLNLEISFSLSLTNVSALELITGLSFFSQLYSLGYLDKEWALARFFALLGFFEGAMSGVVLSDSLFQSYFLLEMLTLSTYLLVGFWYSQPLVVTAARDAFLTKRVGDVMLLMGMVALATWSGVTSFDDLYAWSAAETISPLAATLLGLGLIAGPTGKCAQFPMHLWLDEAMEGPNPASILRNSVVVTCGAIVLLKVMPLLQNAPVTLVVLQVIGTISAIGGSLVSIAQVDIKRTLSYSTTAYLGLVFIAISLQVPVLALLLLFAHAVSKALLSMSVGGVIASTNCQDITELGGLGGRMPATTGSYLLGSAGLVGLLPLGGFLCLAQAVELVGARSVIFVPVFLLTNALTALNLTRVYRQVFLGRSLTKTRRAAEVNWQMAFPMVSLAVIVVLTPLLLIRLESLDGLLAFPLWAAGVVVGSGLIGLLVGAFIPLNKAWSRSLNPVLRWFQDLLENDFYTERFYRLTIVNVVSLFSKLAYSFDRNVVDGLLHGLARFSLQSAEGLKLSISGRSQSYLLTVIAAIVLLLSSLSWWLN; from the coding sequence TTGACCTCAGCTGCAACGCTGCCTCTGCAAACCGCCTGGTTGATCCCGCTCTACGGGTTTTCCGGGATGTTGATCTCACTGCCTTGGGCTTTGGGGGTATTCCGGAGGGATTCCCATCGCCCTGCGGCCTATCTCAACATCCTGCTCACACTGCTGGCTTTCGTGCATGGAAGCCTTGTTTTGCGCGATGTAATGGCCGGTGGACCCACTCTTCTGACGTTCCCTTGGCTGAGTGTGGCTGATCTCAATCTGGAGATCAGCTTCAGTCTCTCTCTCACCAATGTGTCTGCTCTTGAGCTGATCACGGGTTTGAGTTTTTTCTCTCAGTTGTATTCGCTCGGTTACCTCGATAAGGAGTGGGCGTTAGCCAGGTTCTTTGCATTGCTTGGTTTCTTCGAAGGAGCTATGTCGGGGGTTGTTTTGAGTGACTCCTTGTTCCAGAGCTATTTCCTGTTGGAAATGCTCACGCTTTCGACTTACCTCCTAGTGGGCTTTTGGTACTCCCAGCCTCTTGTCGTGACTGCGGCAAGGGATGCATTCCTCACCAAGCGCGTTGGCGATGTGATGCTTTTGATGGGCATGGTTGCCTTAGCAACGTGGTCAGGTGTGACCAGTTTTGACGATCTCTATGCCTGGTCTGCTGCAGAAACAATTAGCCCACTGGCCGCAACGTTGCTCGGACTAGGCCTGATTGCTGGTCCTACTGGTAAGTGTGCCCAGTTTCCGATGCATCTCTGGCTTGATGAAGCCATGGAAGGTCCTAACCCAGCCTCAATTCTTCGCAACTCTGTGGTTGTGACCTGCGGTGCCATTGTTTTGCTCAAGGTGATGCCTCTGCTGCAGAACGCGCCAGTAACGCTCGTTGTTCTCCAGGTGATTGGAACGATCAGTGCGATTGGGGGGTCTCTGGTCTCGATCGCTCAGGTGGATATCAAACGCACGCTCTCCTATTCCACGACTGCCTATCTAGGACTTGTCTTTATTGCTATTTCCTTGCAGGTGCCCGTACTCGCTCTGCTGCTCCTGTTCGCCCACGCTGTTTCGAAGGCACTGCTTTCGATGAGTGTGGGTGGCGTGATCGCTTCCACCAATTGTCAGGACATCACTGAGCTTGGTGGTCTTGGCGGGAGAATGCCTGCCACAACAGGTTCTTATTTGCTGGGGAGTGCTGGGCTTGTGGGACTTCTTCCTCTTGGAGGATTTCTTTGCCTAGCTCAGGCAGTTGAGCTGGTGGGAGCTCGCTCAGTGATTTTCGTACCAGTTTTCCTTCTCACCAATGCTCTAACAGCTCTCAATCTCACCAGGGTTTACCGCCAAGTCTTCCTTGGCCGCTCTTTGACAAAGACGCGTCGAGCGGCAGAGGTGAACTGGCAGATGGCCTTCCCGATGGTGTCTCTTGCCGTCATCGTTGTTTTAACTCCGCTCCTTTTGATTCGTCTTGAGTCTCTTGATGGTTTGCTTGCTTTCCCTCTTTGGGCGGCTGGTGTCGTCGTGGGGAGTGGGTTGATCGGTTTGTTGGTAGGAGCTTTTATCCCCCTCAACAAAGCCTGGTCTCGATCTCTCAATCCGGTGCTGCGTTGGTTCCAGGACCTTCTTGAAAATGACTTCTATACCGAAAGATTTTATCGTTTGACCATCGTTAATGTAGTGTCTTTATTCTCGAAGCTTGCTTATAGCTTTGATCGAAACGTTGTTGATGGATTACTACATGGTCTTGCTCGATTCTCTCTTCAGAGTGCTGAAGGTCTGAAGTTGAGTATCAGTGGCCGAAGTCAAAGCTATCTTTTAACTGTAATCGCGGCAATTGTGTTGCTTTTGTCATCCCTGAGCTGGTGGCTGAACTGA
- a CDS encoding BMC domain-containing protein has translation MATPSPRRRSSADSAASTPASKAASSTSAAAKATVDVKPVASASAPAARSSARSSSRGTPTSGGSGKGSSLQASASSSPRRAFGIALGMIETRGMVPAIEAADAMTKAAEVQLISREYVGGGYVTVMVRGETGAVNAAVRAGADACERVGDGLVAAHIIARPHDEVEPALSCTNVTRRM, from the coding sequence ATGGCCACTCCTTCACCCCGTCGTCGTTCCAGCGCAGATTCCGCTGCTTCAACACCAGCTAGCAAAGCTGCTTCCTCCACCTCAGCAGCAGCAAAGGCAACTGTGGATGTGAAGCCTGTTGCCAGTGCGTCTGCTCCCGCTGCGAGATCATCTGCTCGCAGCTCCTCGAGAGGCACACCTACGAGTGGTGGCAGTGGAAAAGGCTCCTCCCTTCAGGCTTCTGCGAGTTCTTCTCCTAGGCGTGCCTTCGGTATTGCTCTTGGCATGATTGAGACCAGAGGCATGGTTCCGGCAATTGAGGCCGCTGATGCAATGACAAAAGCTGCTGAAGTGCAGCTCATCAGTCGTGAATACGTTGGTGGGGGATACGTCACGGTGATGGTCCGTGGAGAGACCGGAGCGGTGAACGCTGCCGTGCGCGCTGGAGCCGATGCCTGTGAGCGGGTTGGAGATGGCCTTGTTGCTGCTCATATCATTGCTCGTCCCCACGATGAAGTGGAGCCAGCTCTCTCCTGTACAAATGTGACGCGCCGGATGTGA
- a CDS encoding carboxysome peptide B — protein MEIMQVMGTLVCTFRVGGLDHMHLRILKNNKGKKLVAVDPVGAREGNWVFTASGSAARHACPDNTVLTDLTIGGIIDHWMPDG, from the coding sequence ATGGAAATCATGCAGGTAATGGGAACTTTGGTCTGTACTTTCCGCGTCGGAGGTTTGGACCATATGCACCTGCGAATTCTTAAAAACAACAAGGGTAAAAAACTCGTTGCTGTTGACCCTGTTGGAGCGCGAGAAGGCAACTGGGTTTTTACGGCTAGTGGTTCTGCTGCACGCCATGCCTGTCCAGATAACACTGTTCTCACAGACCTCACCATCGGAGGAATCATCGACCACTGGATGCCAGATGGATAA
- a CDS encoding carboxysome peptide A, protein MLIVKVVKPLVSTNRIPDFEHKHLQVVLDGSTQKVAVDAVGAKPGDWVICVSSSAAREAAGSKSYPSDLTIVGIIDHWDPDPPKPSSASKEAKR, encoded by the coding sequence ATGCTTATCGTCAAGGTCGTCAAGCCACTGGTTTCTACAAATCGCATTCCTGATTTCGAACACAAACACCTTCAGGTTGTTCTAGACGGCAGCACTCAAAAGGTGGCCGTCGATGCTGTTGGCGCCAAGCCAGGTGATTGGGTGATTTGTGTCAGCAGTTCTGCAGCTAGAGAAGCTGCAGGAAGTAAGTCGTATCCCAGTGATCTCACCATTGTTGGGATCATTGACCATTGGGATCCCGATCCACCGAAGCCATCATCTGCATCGAAAGAGGCGAAGAGATAA